tcagatacaGCCCAAAAACTCTGAGACTAGCAATAATTAGAccactgattaagaaagctaaccttgATCCTTGcaaactatcaaattatagacctcttgaatcttgaatctcccctttatatctaagatcttggaaaaagttgtagcaaaacaattaaggtTCTATTTGTACATGAcgaaatttcagtctggttttaggccacatcacagtacagaaacagcactaataagttgtaaatgatcttttattattctctgaccaagaaaatgtgtctttgctagtccgCCTCAATCTTAGTGTGGCACTGGACACGATAAACCACTCTgtcttactagatagactagaaaatcttgtaggggtaacaggaatagctctttcctggttcaggtcctacctcactgatcactatcagttcattaatgtaaagggtgaaaaATTACTTGTAAAGTCAAGCTGTTGGTAATTAGTTTTCcatgtcagatctagacctgccggagtctctgctgctctgttaacactgtgatcagtcactcattacagaactgactctgtgtgtttttcctttctttgccgagttgaacagctgcccatcctgtgcgtctgatgctgttgcctcttctgccttgttcgggtgcccactgctcgccagccctctggaccggcttgaccaccataGAGCTTCATGCTGTAGaacgctgtgcaaacctcaccctcattaactgaccctcctgatgatgctgctgctgctgctgcataaactaaCGCATCAAGTATTTGAGCATCCTTGGGCTTTGGGGTCTGAGGCCCCCTGAGGTTCCCTGTAGTCAGAGACCCCTGGGCACTGCCCCTATTGACCTTAAACTATAATCCATCTCTGGCCCTGAGCTGTAATATTGTATACCAGTGTCCCAACCCATGACAACAACCGTATCACTGCATCCCGATTTGATATTTTCCAGTGAAAATGTCTGTGGATATGTCGTGTCGGGATGTAGTGATTTCCTGTCTTCCTGTCTGATGAGCGACATATTGGGTGCAATTTGCATAATGGGTACGTCATTAGTTGGTATATTAACAAATGGTGACCTGTCTCACTTCTATGCTGTAGCTGTTAGTTGATGCAGGACATGAGTTACAATATTCCTTTACGTTAAGATACAGTATCCTTGCCACTTATCTCTCCTTGCCAAGGACCATACATGGCTGTGGGCCTTTGCCCCAATTGTGCCCCCTGTGTATAGTGTGGCCTAGCTGCAGCACTGAAGGTCTGACGCTTTTGAATATTTGTTGTGGCACACTGTTAGAAGGTGATGCCCCCGGTTGGAGGATTTCAGTTTTATGTGGTCAAGGTCTGTGTGCGTGGGCTGGTGCTTACTAATGTGATGCAAGCAGGTGCAAGAAGTGACTTTATTAAATGATGGGACACGtaccaacaaacaaaacactgcacAACTAAAGAAAAAGCagtaatatatactatatacaagTAAATTTGAGTAACAGCCATAAGGCTGAAACTTTACATGCATGTCGCCAAAACACCTTGACTTGAACTACATGAGCGGCTAGTAGTGAGTACAGGTGAGCTTTTTCTGAATGGCTGACCCAGAGCTCTTGTACTTTAAGCCCCAACCCTAACCCCGGGGTATataactaacacacacacactgtacagcaATGACATAACATGCACCTGGTTGCAATCCATGACAGTCTTACCAGTaagtatatacaaatataacagATAAAGATCATGATCACTAacaatgttttccttttcttctcagGACCTGCACGAGAGGGGACCCCTTCTCTCTGTGTCGATGGATCTATCCAACCAGGATATGAGGAGCCCCTGCTCACGCCGGCACCCCCTAAAGGACGCACGCATATCAAAATACAGGTAAGTAAAATTTAAATCACTAAAATGTCCATAACTCACGACAGTTATACTACAAGTCTTTAAACTGTATGAAGCTTGTTGATGGGGTGTAAAGCTCAccacatcaaacacacacaacttCATTACGGTACTGATTAAGGTaagattttaatatttcatcttATTGGTAGTCCTAAACTGCCCTGTCCAAACTATTTTGCAGGCACTGAGTGCataattctgaaatatattGAAGTTAATAtggtaaaacatttaataaattatCTTTATACTGGTTTTGTAGAAACAGAGGCCACAGGTGATCCACAAATcactacatttttctttttttctttctctttatctctcattCTTCAGAGCAGGCAGTACTGACACTAAGAGATCACAGAAATAATACAGCATCCCAATTTTCCAAGACACCAACAATAGTCTATTAATTCCATGATATTCACTGGCATAAATCAGCCCCGCAAGATTATGTTGCATTATGCTGTCACTGGTCATCCTGACTGACTCTTAATTGTACACCTGTTGCacataaaatttatttatttatttgtttgttatttttttaaaccaagACATTGTCCACTCTGGTTGTGTGGAGATCTTTGGTTCTTCAGGCCTGGAGATCTTTGGTTCTTCAGGCCTGGGGGAAGGTTCTCTGATTCCCCTGGGATTTGCAGCACTAGTGGGCTGCCTGTACCCAGACAGTAGTACTTTCCTGGTCATGCACATTGCCTTTCCCACTGATCTATCACCAAATATGTTGGAGGACAAAATGTACAAGAATTATACCAATGTTCATAGTTTTGATGATCTTCTTGAGCTCCTCCATTCAATTTTTCCTTCAGAATTCTCAATAAGCGATGTAAAAACAATAGTAAGTACCACAAAAAAGCACCACTTGGTGCAGTTGTATTGAAGACATGTCTagtgttttcttttcaaagcTCCTTATCTATGGCCTTGTTAAATTCTTGCTGATAAAAGGATATAAATCTGATCTTCTAAATATGAAGATCATTATTATCATAATCCAAGATAAATAACATTCCTAAAACATCTTTGACTTTCTCCATGTTTATAATAGTCAACACTGTCCATCAAGTTTAAGGCTTACATAATGTTGGTGCTCATTTGTTAGATTGCTAAACAGACTAATTAGTTTGGTGTTGAGCCTCTAGCCACTGAGTGCCTCTGGACAGTCCCCCAAGCACATGGACCTCCACAGTTCAATTTACCTTAATAATTCTCCATAAGCGATGTAAAACCAATAATAAGTGccacaaaaaagcaaaactgtGCAGTTTTAATGGAGACACACTAACTGTGAATAGATttgaaacaaatgaacaaacttAATGTAAATGTCCGTGAAGTGTGAGCCTCAAGCCACTGAGTGACTGTGGGCAGTCACCCAAGTCACCCATACTGTAGACCCAGCCAAGGTCTTAATGCATGGATGGCCATGGGCAGCAGTGTTTGATCAAGATGCTGCTCCTTTTTAATGACCCAGCCTACACATAagaatgtaaacacactgaacacatttcctttttagatattttattgtgaattactattattttcacatttaaattaaATCCTGCATTTTATGACTatgaaatacatttcaataCAGGAATACAAAAAAACTGGGAAATGTCAGCTGATGCCACACAAAGTAAAGTTGTATATAGACATCAGATCTGATGAGAGACCAGATCATATGCAGTTGCAGGTTTAACGTGTTCAAAAAATGTAGTAGCTTGATTTAAATTACAGCAACCAACATGAAAGAGCAAAATGAGTGAACAACAGCAGAGTAGCATATACTCCAGCGGCCTATGTTAACACAATAACTATCTACTAAATGTATAATTATTCTGTACTGTTAAATAATGCAGTATGAACTACAAATGAAATGATCTCATCTTTGCTTTATCAACTGAAGTTAAAAATGATCTGGAAACAAATTAAACCTTGAAGATGAGGATTCAAATATTCTACACGATAAAATATACTTGGCTGATTCTCTGAACCACGGATAAAAAATGGCATAAATCAGTGGATTCAAAGAGGAGTTAATGGAAAGTAGCCATGCTAACACAGTCCACACCATCCACAAAGATGTGACACTTTCAACTGACAGAGAAGTTACATAAAACGGTATCCAGCAAGCAAGATAAACAAAAACGACGATTCCTAATGTTTTCGCCGCTTTGGTTTCAGAAGAGCTTGAAAGTTTGGCTCCATGTTTCTTTGAGGCTCCATTCCTCACAGCTCTAACAGCTCTAGCTTGATGTCTGGCcacattaaaaatgattgaatacAAGACCAGTATAACAGAGCAAGGGGTTAGGAAAAAAACTACAAGGTCAACAATCAACCAGGAGAGTTTTATAACCACTACACACTCTCCATAGCATCTGGTGGAGACCTGAGATGGAAGGAGGTTGTCGTTAAAGTAAAAATACATGATGACAAACAGCAGACAGAAAGACCAGCCCAGAATTATCATCAtagacattttacacactgtgaTCTTTGTGGAATAAAGCAGAGGGTCAGTGACGGCGATGTAGCGATCAACTGCAATAAAAACCAGGTTACAGAGCGACACTGACACTAAGACGGCATTGATCACCAAAAGAATAGTGCATCCCAATTTTCCAAGATACCAACAAGAGTCTATGAATTCCATTATTTTCACAGGCATAACAATCAGCCCCACGAGTAGATCCACTACAgccagagagaggatgagcagATTGGTGGGAGTGTGGAGCTGCTtgaagtgagagatggagatgatcaccagcaggttcagaaacacagtgaacacagaaacacatgagaggaaaaagaacagaaatataTAAGCAGGACCTGTTCGCACCTCCTTTCTGCAAGATGAGTTGTTATCAGGAAAGCAATACTGAACTGTGATGTTCTGCCTGTAGTCTGTGTCCTCCATCAGAAATAGATGCTGCTCTGGCAGTTGGAACTGATCCTGTTGTCCAGTAAAGCTGAACTGGATGATTTTGGCTTTTTTGGAGTGACTTTATGTGCATAGGCATAAATCCTCCCACTGACACATGAATGGGCGGTTTGTCCTTAACATCAGTCACTCATCTGAAATGCAGCATTGCATCATTACTTACTGTGAACGTCCACAGGTGGGGGAGGTGGAGGGGGGTTTAAAGTAATAGTTGATAAGTAATGTTAGTTACTTCACTAAattgccagaagtattcactcacccaggcaaatcatcaaattcagatgttccaatcacttccatggccacaggtgtatgaaaccaagcacctaggcctgcagactgcttctacagacattagtgaaagaatgggtcgctctcaggagctcagtgaattccagcgtggtgccgtgatcggacgccacctgtgcaacaagttcagtcgtgaaatttcctcactactaaatattccacagtcaactgtcagtgggattataacaaagtggaagtgattaggaacgacagcaactcagccacgaagcggTCGACCAGGTAAAATgacagcggatgctgaggggcatagtgcgcagaggtcactgactttctgcagagtcaatcactacagacctccaaacttcatgtggccttcagattagctcaagaacagtgtagagagcttcatggaatgaatttccatggctgagcagctgcatccaagccttacatcaccaagcgcagtgcaaagcgtggaatgcagtggtgtaaagcgccgccactggactctagagcagtggagacgtgttctctggagtgccAACTAGGGTTGCAACGGTATGAGATTTTCACGGTATGATAACCGTCTCAGAAAATACGCGGTATCACGGTTATCGCGGTATCCTCCACTGCTGCTGGTCCACAAGTCTGTGGTGGCTGAGTAACACAGCTTCCTTTAGCTGTTCAACACTTGCTCTCACATCTTGGTACATGCGAGGGATTTCACTGGTGGCAAAGTATGTTCTTGATGGAACTTGGTACATTGGAACAGCTTTTTTCATCAGGTGAAGGAAACCAGGTTTTTCCACTGCTCTTAAGGGCATCATGTCTTTGGCAATAAAATACGCCACAGCATGATTCAATTCTTGGGCTTGTTTAGATGAGGGATCTAACTTAATTCCCTTTGCAAATGACTGTGTGACAGTTGGTTGAGCTGGATCAGGAAATTTCTTTGCACAGCTAGCTTGTCCCTAAACcaataacagaataataatattatccatccatccatccattatcttccgcttgtccggggttcgggtcgcgggggcagcatcctaaacaatgaagcccagacctccctttccccagccacttccgccagctctccaagggggattccgaggcgctcccaggccagctgggcgatatagtcgcgccagcgtgtcctgggtcttccccggggtctcctcccaggtggactcgcctgtgacacctcccgagggaggcgtccaggaggcatcctaaccagatgcccgaaccacctcagctggctcctctcgatgtgaagaagcagcggctctactccgagtccctcccggatgaccaaacttctcaccctatctctaagggagagtccagacaccctgcggaggaaactcatttcggccgcttgtattcgcgatcttattctttcggtcattacccaaagctcatgaccataggtgagggtgggaacgtagatcgaccggtaaatcgagagccttgccttatggctcagctctttctttaccacaacagaccggtaaagagcccgcatcactgctgacccagcaccaatccgcctgtcaatctcccgctcccttgtaccatcaataataatattaatcaattatatttataataataataaaaaataaatgtataaatgcatatatatatatatatatatatatatatatatatatatatatatataatatatatatatgtgtgtgtgtgtgtgtgtgtgtgtgtgtgtgtaaagatcctgtatttaaaatattcagtacaattatttaagtttaattatttaattatttaatatctgaGCCTGTGTGCGTGTCTGACCAACTACTGTTGTAAACGTCCGTTTTACTGCCAagttaatataaccagagactGCAGAAAGAGGGGACTATCTATTTTATACATGATCCTCACAATAGAGGCACGTcagattttaaatataaactcaTGCAAATTAATGGCGTCTTTCACGTTGAGTCCGACTCCGGAAAAATCCAAATTAGTCTGTGAGGACCTGAACACGGACACGCGCATCCACCACAGCACACGCTTCATAGCCACGGGCATAACGTTACTTCCAGCACCTGCATGCTCATAGTTCGGATGACTCAGCACTTTTGCGGGCGCTTAACGCGTGGACTGTGCCCGAATACAAAGATGGGTTTTATAGTGGAAATTTCACGCATTTAGGGTCGGACTGAAATAATAAACGAGCACAGCGGGGTGGTGTTCTCGGAGATGGGAGAACAGGTTAGAGGTATTCCCTCCTTTAGCTGCCACTTTCCTGCCACATTGATTACAAATCGGATTCCCATCCTCGCGTGCATTTGGCGGGTATCCGAAGTAGTCCCACACTGCTGACTTTAGTTTAGCCTTTTTTTTAGGGGGACGGAGATTTGTTAAGTCTGTGGCACTCTCTGCCATTCTCACtgctgtgtgcttgtgtgactGAAACGGAGCGGAACTGCGCATGCGCGGGTGAGTTTCTGAGCTGGGTTGTGTTTTACCGGTAATGAGCAAATGCCCACGGTATGATAACCGTGCATTTTAATACCGTGGTATACCGTGGAACCGGTTACCGCTGCAACCCTAGtgccaacatgactgcacaccagtgcacaaagcaggtccataaagacatggatgtgtGAGTTTGGtctggaagaatttgactggcctgcacagagtcctgacctcaacccaatagaacacctttgagatgaattagagtggagattgttagccaggccttctcgcccaacatcagtgtctgacctcacaaatgc
The DNA window shown above is from Pygocentrus nattereri isolate fPygNat1 chromosome 18, fPygNat1.pri, whole genome shotgun sequence and carries:
- the LOC108433223 gene encoding trace amine-associated receptor 13c-like; the protein is MEDTDYRQNITVQYCFPDNNSSCRKELHTPTNLLILSLAVVDLLVGLIVMPVKIMEFIDSCWYLGKLGCTILLVINAVLVSVSLCNLVFIAVDRYIAVTDPLLYSTKITVCKMSMMIILGWSFCLLFVIMYFYFNDNLLPSQVSTRCYGECVVVIKLSWLIVDLVVFFLTPCSVILVLYSIIFNVARHQARAVRAVRNGASKKHGAKLSSSSETKAAKTLGIVVFVYLACWIPFYVTSLSVESVTSLWMVWTVLAWLLSINSSLNPLIYAIFYPWFRESAKYILSCRIFESSSSRFNLFPDHF